The Pseudomonas viciae genomic interval TTTGTCCTCCCAAGAGGATTGCCGGTGGCCAAAAAAGCCGCATCCTTCGCCGCCCTGGGCGGCCTGGTATTTTCTACCGACGCCGGTCGTCACTGCCCTGATTGCCGTCAACCGGTGGATGCCTGCATCTGCAAACAGACCGCCATCCCTGAAGGTGATGGCATCGCTCGCGTGCGCCGTGAAAGCAAAGGCCGCGGCGGCAAGACGGTGACCACGATCACCGGCGTGCCGTTGGCCGAAGACGCGCTCAAGGAACTGGCCACCACGTTGAAGAAACGCTGTGGCACCGGTGGCGCGTTGAAAGACGGCATCATCGAGATCCAGGGCGATCACGTCGAGCTGTTGCTGGCGGAACTGACCAAGCACGGTTTCAAGGCGAAAAAATCCGGCGGCTAGCAGCCTCTGTGAAAACCACCCTCGGCTTGATCCGAACCCAACGTTCGGCGTCGCCTACATGGTTTTCACAGAGCCTGTTCTGAACGGGCTTCTAAACTCAGCGCTGCGAGCAGGGTCTACCTTGCTGACAGACAATTCGTCATTTTCACTCTTTAGACTGCGCCAGCCTCCGACCGGATGGTGCATTTTGACTTCTTTATAGGGGACTTCGATGTCCGTACGACGCACACGCAAAGACGATGGCAGCCAATGGACAGTTGCGGACAGCCGCAGTGTTTACGGGATTCGCCATTGGGGGGCCGGGTATTTCGCGATCAATGACGCCGGTCGCGTCGAAGTCCGTCCCAACGGCCCCGACAGCTCGCCCATCGACCTGTTCGAGCAAGTCGACCAGCTGCGCCAGAGCGGCCTGTCGCTGCCCTTGCTGGTGCGCTTTCCCGACATCCTGCAGGACCGTGTGCGCCAGCTCACCGGCGCGTTTGACAGCAACATCGCGCGCCTGGAATACCAGAGCCAGTACACCGCGCTCTATCCGATCAAGGTCAACCAGCAGGAAGCGGTGATCGAAAACATCATCGCCACCCAGAACGTCTCCATCGGCCTGGAAGCCGGCTCCAAGCCGGAGTTGCTGGCGGTGCTGGCCCTGGCACCGAAGGGTGGCACCATCGTCTGCAACGGCTACAAGGACCGTGAGTTCATCCGCCTGGCGCTGATGGGCCAGAAGCTGGGTCACAACGTCTTCATCGTCATCGAGAAAGAGTCCGAAGTCGGCCTGGTGATCGAAGAGGCCGCCGTGCTCAAGGTCAAGCCACAGGTTGGCCTGCGGGTGCGCCTGTCGTCCCTGGCGTCGAGCAAGTGGGCCGACACCGGTGGCGAGAAGTCCAAGTTCGGCTTGTCTGCCGCACAACTGCTGTCGGTGGTAGAGCGCTTCCGCGCCGCCGGCCTGGACCAGGGTATCCGCCTGCTGCACTTCCACATGGGTTCGCAGATCGCCAACCTGGCGGACTACCAGCACGGTTTCAAGGAAGCGATCCGTTACTACGGTGAGCTGCGCAACCTCGGCCTGCCGGTGGATCACATCGATGTCGGCGGTGGCCTGGGCGTGGACTACGACGGTACCCACTCGCGCAATGCCAGCTCGATCAACTACGACATGGACGATTACGCCGGTGTCGTGGTCGGCATGCTCAAGGAGTTCTGCGATGCCCAGAGTTTGCCGCATCCGCACATCTTCTCCGAAAGCGGCCGCTCGCTGACCGCCCACCACGCCATGCTGGTGGTGCAGGTGACCGACGTCGAGAAAC includes:
- the speA gene encoding arginine decarboxylase; translation: MSVRRTRKDDGSQWTVADSRSVYGIRHWGAGYFAINDAGRVEVRPNGPDSSPIDLFEQVDQLRQSGLSLPLLVRFPDILQDRVRQLTGAFDSNIARLEYQSQYTALYPIKVNQQEAVIENIIATQNVSIGLEAGSKPELLAVLALAPKGGTIVCNGYKDREFIRLALMGQKLGHNVFIVIEKESEVGLVIEEAAVLKVKPQVGLRVRLSSLASSKWADTGGEKSKFGLSAAQLLSVVERFRAAGLDQGIRLLHFHMGSQIANLADYQHGFKEAIRYYGELRNLGLPVDHIDVGGGLGVDYDGTHSRNASSINYDMDDYAGVVVGMLKEFCDAQSLPHPHIFSESGRSLTAHHAMLVVQVTDVEKHNDDVPVIENKESLPETVQWLVDLLGPTDIEMVTETYWRATHYMSDVATQYADGKLTLAEKALAEQCYFAVCRRLHNSLKARQRSHRQVLDELNDKLADKYICNFSVFQSLPDTWAIGQVLPILPLHRLDEEPLRRAVLQDLTCDSDGKIKQYVDEQSIETSLPVHSLNPGEDYLLGIFLVGAYQEILGDMHNLFGDTDSVNIYQNADGSVYHAGIETHDTIEDMLRYVHLSPEELMTHYRDKCASARISAAERTQFLDALRLGLTRSSYLSS
- a CDS encoding translation initiation factor Sui1 — encoded protein: MAKKAASFAALGGLVFSTDAGRHCPDCRQPVDACICKQTAIPEGDGIARVRRESKGRGGKTVTTITGVPLAEDALKELATTLKKRCGTGGALKDGIIEIQGDHVELLLAELTKHGFKAKKSGG